A single genomic interval of Miscanthus floridulus cultivar M001 unplaced genomic scaffold, ASM1932011v1 fs_416_4_5, whole genome shotgun sequence harbors:
- the LOC136531691 gene encoding receptor-like protein kinase HERK 1, producing the protein MVHLFEKIKGAARRKGKAPENNWPCSFPFHVLQQATNNFDEERVIGVGGFGDVYMGVLKCGTKVAVKRKKMASWQGQKEFRAEIDMLARLKDPNLVDLIGYCDEENEMILVYEYMENGTLKSHLYGSDKPSLNWPERLEACVGAARGLHYLHTSSEKGIIHRDVKSENILLGENLCAKIADFGLSKDGPELNETHVITQVKGTPGYLDPEYYDTLQLTQKSDVYSFGVVLLEVLCGRPAIDQKLPKDKVNLARWVTGIMLKNDQLEQIVDQKIVGTISPHPLMIFCSIALKCLAENRVERPSMEEVLRDLEQELEYVHGSISSAGLSAERSDDESYHDASSRLVRPGEGKGLTRSLAIKAYKRASNMPHDSSAPSTSRPVARAYQVPGGNNMNGFLELHSIQESISEAGNSHESDRDFTSQPIRQRGGKTLTRSLGKTYVRDDDP; encoded by the coding sequence ATGGTTCACTTGTTTGAGAAAATCAAGGGAGCTGCTAGGCGAAAGGGAAAGGCTCCGGAAAATAATTGGCCTTGTTCATTTCCTTTCCATGTGCTCCAACAAGCAACAAACAATTTTGACGAGGAACGGGTCATTGGAGTTGGAGGTTTTGGAGACGTTTACATGGGAGTGTTAAAGTGTGGTACCAAGGTTGCCGTGAAACGGAAGAAGATGGCATCTTGGCAAGGTCAGAAGGAGTTCCGAGCGGAGATTGACATGTTAGCAAGGCTGAAAGACCCCAATTTGGTTGATCTGATTGGGTActgtgatgaagagaatgaaatGATCTTGGTTTACGAATACATGGAAAATGGGACTCTAAAGAGCCATCTCTATGGCTCTGATAAACCCTCCCTCAATTGGCCGGAGCGGCTGGAGGCTTGTGTGGGAGCAGCGAGGGGACTGCACTATCTTCATACTAGTTCTGAGAAGGGCATTATCCACCGTGACGTCAAGTCTGAAAACATCTTGCTTGGTGAGAACCTCTGTGCCAAGATTGCTGACTTTGGGCTATCCAAGGATGGTCCTGAGTTGAACGAAACTCATGTCATCACTCAAGTGAAGGGCACCCCTGGGTATCTTGACCCTGAATACTATGATACGCTGCAGCTGACCCAGAAGTCTGATGTCTACTCTTTCGGTGTTGTCTTGCTCGAGGTCCTATGTGGCAGACCAGCGATTGACCAAAAACTTCCCAAGGACAAGGTGAACTTGGCACGGTGGGTAACGGGAATAATGCTGAAGAATGACCAGCTGGAGCAAATCGTTGATCAGAAAATTGTAGGCACAATCAGCCCACATCCTCTGATGATATTTTGCAGCATTGCGTTGAAGTGCCTGGCAGAAAATAGAGTGGAGCGGCCATCGATGGAAGAGGTACTCAGGGACCTGGAGCAGGAGCTGGAGTACGTTCATGGCAGCATCAGTAGTGCAGGTTTATCTGCTGAAAGATCAGATGATGAGTCTTATCATGATGCCTCTTCTCGGCTAGTCAGGCCTGGCGAAGGTAAAGGTTTGACACGATCTCTAGCTATTAAGGCTTACAAGAGAGCTTCAAACATGCCTCATGATTCCTCTGCCCCGTCGACGAGCCGGCCAGTGGCCCGGGCGTATCAAGTCCCGGGTGGCAACAACATGAACGGCTTTCTCGAGCTCCATAGCATCCAAGAGAGCATCAGTGAAGCTGGAAACTCGCATGAGTCTGATCGTGACTTCACTTCTCAGCCAATCAGGCAAAGGGGAGGCAAAACTTTGACACGATCTCTAGGTAAAACTTACGTGAGAGATGATGATCCGTAA
- the LOC136531693 gene encoding uncharacterized protein has product MTDAGLQEPGAGGAAGQSGAGAWAWPPAGPRRRAAGGRRLAGLAAWGGDQEKARRRTGGAAAGSDRESPEDERRRPDGVAGRGDGRREGGSLAGRRGDEDGAGRRAGRGWPRRGGQRARAASAGGAGVAPARPGNAAAGLSSVRGRRGPPWRGGSGRVPRRGAGRLRAEGAALRGPSASRKRGRVAGGGARVAGVAGV; this is encoded by the coding sequence ATGACAGATGCAGGACTGCAGGAGCCAGGAGCAGGGGGGGCAGCCGGCCAGTCGGGAGCAGGAGCCTGGGCGTGGCCGCCGGCCGGGCCACGGCGGAGGGCAGCCGGCGGGAGGCGGCTTGCCGGCTTGGCCGCTTGGGGAGGAGACCAAGAGAAGGCAAGGAGGAGAACGGGCGGCGCCGCAGCGGGCAGCGACAGGGAGAGCCCGGAGGACGAGCGCCGGAGGCCGGACGGAGTAGCTGGGAGGGGAGATGGCCGGCGGGAGGGGGGGTCCCTTGCCGGGCGCAGGGGGGACGAGGACGGGGCAGGGCGGCGTGCCGGCCGCGGCTGGCCACGGCGGGGCGGGCAGCGCGCTCGCGCGGCATCGGCCGGCGGCGCCGGCGTGGCGCCGGCGCGGCCGGGGAACGCGGCGGCGGGGCTCTCGTCTGTCCGCGGCCGTCGCGGTCCGCCGTGGCGCGGCGGATCTGGCCGCGTTCCGCGGAGGGGGGCTGGGCGGCTCAGGGCTGAGGGCGCGGCCCTGCGGGGTCCTTCGGCTTCTCGGAAGCGGGGTCGGGTCGCGGGGGGCGGCGCGCGGGTCGCGGGGGTGGCGGGGGTGTGA